The genome window GCGGCGATCCAGTCCGTGCGCGGCCCGAAAGCGTAAGGAGCGCTCATGGAACTCTTTCAGCTTTCGCGCGCCCGCGACCTGCGCGATGCGATCGCGGCGGGCGCCGCCGCGCATACCGCGCAGCAAGGCGCGGAAGTGCGCTTTCTCGCGGGCGGCACGACGCTCGTCGACCTGATGAAGCTCAACGTCGAGCGGCCCGCGCGCATCGTCGACATCAGCCGCCTGCCGCTCGATACCATCGAAGCGACGGACGACGGCGGCGTGCGCATTGGCGCGACCGCGCGCAATTCCGACCTCGCGCACCACCCGCTGATCCGCGATCGTTACGCGGTGCTTTCGCAGGCCGGGCTATCGGGCGCGTCGGTACAGTTGCGCAACATGGCGACCACGGCGGGCAACCTGCTTCAGCGCACGCGCTGCGTTTATTTCCGCGATACGGCCTCGCCCTGCAACAAGCGCGAGCCGGGCACCGGCTGCTCGGCGATCGGCGGCTTCAATCGCACGCAGGCGATTCTCGGCACGAGCGACGCGTGCATCGCGAGCAATCCGTCGGACATGAACGTGGCGCTCG of Caballeronia sp. Lep1P3 contains these proteins:
- a CDS encoding xanthine dehydrogenase family protein subunit M; translation: MELFQLSRARDLRDAIAAGAAAHTAQQGAEVRFLAGGTTLVDLMKLNVERPARIVDISRLPLDTIEATDDGGVRIGATARNSDLAHHPLIRDRYAVLSQAGLSGASVQLRNMATTAGNLLQRTRCVYFRDTASPCNKREPGTGCSAIGGFNRTQAILGTSDACIASNPSDMNVALAALEATIHVEGAGGKRAIAFDDFHLLPGTTPERETVLEAGDLVTHVTLPPPAEGARSLYLKLRDRASYEFALASAAIVVGVKDGRIAHVRVGLGGVATKPWRSREAENELLNAAPDEASFRRAADAALAGAKPQSGNGFKVELAKRCIVHALKLATQSS